From a region of the Geothrix sp. 21YS21S-2 genome:
- a CDS encoding alpha-amylase family glycosyl hydrolase, with amino-acid sequence MDALARQVVYQVFPEAFGGLEGVTEHLDHLAGLGVTTVYLTPIVPAPTDHRYDATDLSAVDPALGGEPALERLLAGLHGRGMHLVLDLVLNHVSDRHPWFRAALAGDPAYRGFFTFLPDGRYQCWKGFRGMPELDLAEGAVLDRLYRGPGSVVERWLDLGVDGLRFDVAQDVGLAVAEDLAARVRERWPRCLLIGEVFGYGGGWCRGFHGTMNYYHQNALLSWLNGEIGAVQANRAVADVREGWGLDGALRSWNMLSSHDTPRLRSALADAGGIDLAQLAQMTLPGVPLVYYGEEVGMEGGADPDNRRPMVWDPARWDRGRLAWTRKLIALRRGSPELMSGDVKVLGDRLPGNALVFLRYTEQPGEAALVVVNAASDPLRAKLLIPYPHWPDGVPLRDALGQAGEVTVRTSSVALDLAPRSGAVYRAVEPLETYRYFKPRNRADA; translated from the coding sequence ATGGACGCTCTGGCACGCCAGGTGGTCTACCAGGTCTTCCCCGAAGCCTTCGGGGGCCTGGAGGGTGTCACGGAACACCTGGACCACCTGGCCGGCCTGGGCGTGACCACGGTCTACCTGACGCCCATCGTCCCGGCACCGACCGACCACCGGTACGACGCCACGGACCTTTCCGCCGTGGACCCCGCCTTGGGCGGCGAGCCCGCCCTGGAGCGCCTCCTGGCCGGGCTGCACGGGCGGGGCATGCACCTGGTGCTGGACCTGGTGCTCAACCACGTCTCGGACCGGCACCCCTGGTTCCGTGCGGCCCTCGCCGGGGACCCGGCGTACCGGGGCTTCTTCACGTTCCTTCCGGACGGGCGGTACCAGTGCTGGAAGGGGTTCCGGGGAATGCCCGAACTGGACCTCGCCGAAGGCGCCGTGCTGGACCGCCTGTACCGGGGACCCGGCAGCGTCGTCGAGCGCTGGCTGGACCTGGGCGTGGACGGCCTGCGCTTCGACGTGGCCCAGGACGTGGGCCTGGCGGTGGCGGAGGACCTGGCCGCGCGGGTGCGGGAGCGGTGGCCCCGGTGCCTGCTGATCGGGGAGGTGTTCGGCTACGGCGGCGGCTGGTGCCGGGGTTTCCACGGCACGATGAACTACTACCACCAGAACGCCCTGCTCTCCTGGCTGAACGGGGAGATCGGCGCGGTCCAGGCCAACCGGGCGGTTGCGGACGTGCGGGAAGGGTGGGGCCTGGACGGTGCGCTCCGCTCCTGGAACATGCTCTCCAGCCACGACACGCCCCGCCTTCGCAGCGCCCTGGCCGACGCCGGCGGCATCGACCTCGCCCAGCTGGCCCAGATGACCCTCCCGGGCGTGCCCCTGGTCTACTACGGCGAGGAGGTCGGCATGGAGGGGGGCGCCGACCCCGACAACCGCCGGCCCATGGTGTGGGACCCGGCCCGCTGGGACCGCGGCAGGCTGGCCTGGACCCGGAAGCTCATCGCCCTGCGGCGGGGCAGCCCCGAGCTGATGTCCGGCGACGTGAAGGTGCTCGGCGACCGCCTGCCCGGCAACGCCCTGGTATTCCTGCGGTATACCGAACAACCGGGCGAGGCCGCCCTGGTGGTCGTCAACGCCGCCTCCGACCCCCTGCGGGCGAAACTGCTGATCCCCTATCCCCACTGGCCCGATGGGGTTCCCTTGCGGGACGCGCTGGGCCAGGCGGGCGAGGTGACCGTGCGCACGTCCAGCGTGGCCCTGGATCTCGCCCCCCGGTCAGGCGCGGTGTACCGGGCCGTCGAACCTCTGGAGACGTACCGCTATTTCAAGCCCCGCAACCGGGCCGATGCATGA
- the htpG gene encoding molecular chaperone HtpG, translated as MSEKHAFKSELQQILNLITHSLYSHKEIFLRELISNASDAIDKIRFNSLQNDPLLEGDREWKIRLSVDKEARTLTVSDNGIGMDHDALVENLGTIAKSGTKAFLDSLKQADAAAKPGLIGQFGVGFYSAFMVADKVTVVSRAAGAAGAMRWESDGLGEFTVDPAERAGRGTDVVLHLKEDEGEFLTEYRLRAIVKQFSDFIEHPVVMDVEKGEGKTEEETLNSRKALWLRSKVDVTPEEHEAFYKQISGDFDAPAKVIHYAAEGTLEFKALLYIPKRKSWDLQFAEPKVGPRLYINRVQIMDHCEALLPPYLRFVKGVVDCSDLPLNVSRELLQHNPLLEKIQKSLVKNVFQALNDLKANDPEAYEGVFKELGPFLKEGLARDFANREQLCDLLLVGTLKTPAGKTTTLAQYVEAKPEDQKDIFFLAGEDRAVLEHAPALEAYRHRGWDVLLLTDPIDAFVFPTLPDYKGLAFKAADRHQPELEPEEKKKEEAATEAFKPLLGLLKGLIGGLRDVRLTRRLKESASCLTADEDAMDPHMERLLQKLGQGAAPQERVLELNPEHPVVKGLLEIYTKDMTDPRIEAYGRLLHDQALLAEGSRLADPTAFVKRLNDLMMKDALRA; from the coding sequence ATGTCCGAAAAGCACGCCTTCAAGAGCGAACTGCAGCAGATCCTCAACCTCATCACCCACAGCCTCTACTCCCACAAGGAGATCTTCCTCCGCGAGCTGATCAGCAACGCCAGCGACGCCATCGACAAGATCCGCTTCAATTCCCTGCAGAACGATCCCCTCCTGGAGGGCGACCGGGAATGGAAGATCCGCCTTTCCGTGGACAAGGAGGCCCGCACCCTCACCGTCTCGGACAACGGCATCGGCATGGACCACGACGCCCTGGTGGAGAACCTGGGCACCATCGCCAAGTCCGGCACCAAGGCCTTCCTGGACAGCCTCAAGCAGGCCGACGCCGCCGCCAAGCCCGGGCTCATCGGGCAGTTCGGCGTGGGGTTCTACTCCGCCTTCATGGTGGCCGACAAGGTGACCGTCGTCTCCCGCGCCGCCGGCGCGGCGGGGGCGATGCGGTGGGAATCCGACGGGCTGGGCGAATTCACGGTGGACCCCGCGGAGCGCGCGGGGCGCGGCACCGACGTCGTGCTCCACCTCAAGGAGGACGAGGGGGAGTTCCTGACCGAGTACCGCCTCCGCGCCATCGTCAAGCAGTTCTCCGACTTCATCGAGCACCCGGTGGTCATGGACGTGGAGAAGGGCGAAGGGAAGACGGAGGAGGAGACCCTCAACTCCCGCAAGGCGCTCTGGCTGCGCAGCAAGGTGGACGTGACCCCCGAGGAGCACGAGGCCTTCTACAAGCAGATCTCCGGCGACTTCGACGCCCCGGCGAAGGTGATCCACTACGCCGCGGAAGGCACGCTGGAATTCAAGGCCCTGCTCTACATCCCCAAGCGCAAGTCCTGGGACCTCCAGTTCGCCGAGCCCAAGGTGGGGCCCCGGCTCTACATCAACCGCGTGCAGATCATGGACCACTGCGAGGCCCTGCTGCCGCCCTACCTGCGGTTCGTGAAGGGCGTGGTGGACTGCTCCGACCTGCCCCTGAACGTGAGCCGCGAGCTCCTCCAGCACAACCCCCTGCTTGAGAAGATCCAGAAGAGCCTGGTGAAGAACGTCTTCCAGGCCCTCAACGACCTCAAGGCAAACGACCCCGAGGCCTACGAGGGCGTCTTCAAGGAGCTGGGCCCCTTCCTCAAGGAGGGCCTGGCCCGGGACTTCGCCAACCGCGAGCAGCTCTGCGACCTGCTCCTGGTGGGCACCCTGAAGACCCCGGCCGGCAAGACCACCACCCTGGCCCAGTACGTGGAAGCCAAGCCCGAGGACCAGAAGGACATCTTCTTCCTCGCCGGCGAGGACCGCGCGGTGCTCGAGCACGCGCCGGCCCTGGAGGCCTACCGCCACCGCGGCTGGGACGTGCTGCTGCTCACCGATCCCATCGACGCCTTCGTGTTCCCCACGCTTCCCGACTACAAGGGCCTGGCCTTCAAGGCCGCGGACCGCCACCAGCCGGAGCTGGAGCCCGAGGAGAAGAAGAAGGAGGAGGCTGCCACGGAGGCCTTCAAGCCCCTCCTGGGCCTGCTCAAGGGCCTCATCGGGGGCCTGCGCGACGTGCGCCTCACCCGCCGGCTCAAGGAGAGCGCCTCCTGCCTCACCGCGGACGAGGACGCTATGGACCCCCACATGGAGCGCCTGCTCCAGAAGCTGGGCCAGGGCGCCGCGCCCCAGGAGCGGGTCCTGGAGCTGAACCCGGAGCACCCCGTGGTCAAGGGCCTCCTGGAGATCTACACGAAGGACATGACCGATCCCCGCATCGAGGCCTACGGCCGCCTCCTGCACGACCAGGCCCTCCTGGCCGAGGGCTCCCGCCTGGCGGACCCCACCGCCTTCGTGAAGCGCCTCAACGACCTGATGATGAAGGACGCCCTCAGGGCCTAG
- a CDS encoding response regulator gives MTEPTLILLVEDDQGLTELVREEILQRGWDFLHAATGRAALEILAARRPGLVLLDFSLPDMTAVEILERADMPPFIVTTGSGDERIAVEMMRKGALDYLVKDAHFLGALPGAVERALHAVEVERQLREAQEQLKAADAVLRNAQKMESLGRMAGGIAHDFNNLFQAIQGNLEVASMETTAPGAARAAVARALKVLAKASVLAHRMLDVSGKGFRRSDTLDLNRMVQDCLAGRGGAGIRFEAGPGLPLVEGDSGQLCEVLDGLVANAREAQGGAEGTIRISTRLQDMGEGDPASGHWIHLPASAGPLVCLAIEDAGSGMTREVLDRAFDPFFSTYRPGRGLGLSTALGILKGHGAGLWVRSSPGRGTTIRLLFPPAAAPAQEAAAVPAPSGKRAILLVDDDEDLQETLAEYLRENLGYTVFQARDGLEAVEVHRRERASLGLILMDATMPRMSGPDAFRAIREEDPGARAILCSGFSEEAGTKVAREYGFLEFLKKPFPLQVLQEHIARVVG, from the coding sequence ATGACCGAGCCAACCCTCATCCTGCTGGTGGAGGACGACCAGGGCCTCACCGAACTGGTGAGGGAGGAGATCCTCCAGCGCGGGTGGGACTTCCTTCACGCCGCCACGGGCCGGGCCGCCCTGGAGATCCTGGCCGCCCGGCGACCCGGCCTGGTGCTCCTGGACTTCTCCCTCCCCGACATGACGGCCGTGGAGATCCTGGAGCGGGCCGACATGCCCCCCTTCATCGTCACCACCGGCAGCGGCGACGAGCGCATCGCCGTGGAGATGATGAGGAAGGGCGCCCTGGACTACCTGGTCAAGGACGCCCATTTCCTCGGGGCCCTGCCCGGCGCCGTGGAGCGGGCCCTGCACGCGGTGGAGGTGGAGCGCCAGCTGCGCGAGGCGCAGGAGCAGCTCAAGGCCGCCGACGCCGTCCTGCGCAACGCCCAGAAGATGGAGAGCCTGGGCCGAATGGCCGGGGGCATCGCCCACGACTTCAACAACCTGTTCCAGGCCATCCAGGGCAACCTGGAAGTGGCCTCCATGGAGACCACGGCCCCCGGGGCGGCCCGCGCCGCCGTGGCCCGGGCCCTCAAGGTCCTGGCGAAGGCCTCGGTGCTCGCCCACCGCATGCTGGACGTCTCGGGCAAGGGCTTCCGCCGGTCCGACACGCTGGACCTCAACCGCATGGTCCAGGACTGCCTCGCGGGCCGCGGCGGCGCGGGCATCCGCTTCGAGGCGGGTCCCGGGCTCCCCCTGGTCGAAGGGGATTCCGGGCAGCTGTGCGAAGTGCTCGACGGCCTCGTGGCCAACGCGCGGGAGGCGCAGGGCGGGGCGGAGGGGACCATCCGCATCTCCACCCGGCTCCAGGACATGGGGGAGGGCGACCCCGCCTCCGGGCACTGGATCCACCTTCCCGCCAGCGCGGGCCCCCTGGTGTGCCTGGCCATCGAGGACGCCGGTTCCGGCATGACCCGGGAGGTCCTGGACCGGGCCTTCGACCCCTTCTTCTCCACCTACCGCCCCGGCCGGGGCCTGGGCCTCTCCACCGCCCTGGGCATCCTCAAGGGCCACGGCGCCGGCCTCTGGGTGCGTTCCTCCCCCGGAAGGGGCACCACGATCCGCCTCCTCTTCCCTCCCGCCGCCGCCCCGGCCCAGGAAGCCGCGGCCGTCCCCGCCCCCAGCGGGAAGCGGGCCATCCTCCTCGTGGACGACGACGAGGACCTGCAGGAGACCCTGGCCGAATACCTGCGGGAGAACCTCGGCTACACCGTCTTCCAGGCCCGCGACGGCCTCGAGGCGGTGGAGGTCCACCGCCGGGAGCGGGCCAGCCTGGGCCTCATCCTCATGGACGCCACCATGCCCCGCATGAGCGGCCCCGACGCCTTCCGCGCCATCCGGGAGGAGGACCCCGGGGCCCGGGCCATCCTGTGCAGCGGCTTCTCCGAGGAGGCCGGCACCAAGGTGGCGCGGGAGTACGGGTTCCTGGAGTTCCTCAAGAAGCCCTTCCCGCTGCAGGTGCTGCAGGAGCACATCGCGCGGGTGGTGGGCTAG
- a CDS encoding S9 family peptidase, with amino-acid sequence MLRSLTLSLLCGTMALPALAAGPHPITIHDLLAMERLGDPRVSPDGASFTFAVGTPDLAANKTAHDLYLGDVAGTWTRRITAPGTSNFQARWARDGKAVFFVSGRSGSSQVWRLSLDGGEAEQVTKLPLDVDALEVAPDGKSLLLGMAVFPGKTPAETKKLMEAKEAGKASGMVFDGLMARHWDTWTDGTRNHVFTFDLATGKARDLMPALDADCPTKPFGGSEDFAVSPDGKALVFSAKDMGRAEAWSTNFDLFVVPMDGSAAPKRITTNPAWDAQPRFSPDGRTLAYLAMSRPGFEADRFDIVLRDWATSRERKFTLRVDATAQGDRSAGTIAWSPDGRTLYCLSENLGQRALFALDPATGKATMIVGQGTLDAIEFAKGGRILYGMNSLKGPTEFYTVDPAGRDIRQVTHFNDARMAAAKTGRAEQFTFKGAKGDTVYGYLVYPVDFDPAKKYPVAYLVHGGPQGTFGNDFHYRWNPQVYAGAGYAAVCVDFHGSTSYGQAFTDAIRNDWGGAPFEDLMKGLDHVLAKHPFLDKDRVGALGASYGGYMINWMAGHTDRFKTLVCHDGNLDERMAYYDTEELWFPEWEHDGLPWENPGGYAKVNPIEFVKNWKTPMFVIHGMKDYRIPYSQGLATFTALQRKGIPSKLLVFPDENHWVLKPANSLQWHENVLGWLDRWLK; translated from the coding sequence ATGCTTCGGTCGCTGACACTGTCCCTGCTCTGCGGGACCATGGCCCTACCCGCCCTCGCGGCGGGGCCCCACCCCATCACCATCCACGACCTGCTGGCCATGGAGCGGCTGGGGGACCCGCGGGTCTCCCCGGACGGGGCGTCGTTCACCTTCGCCGTGGGCACGCCGGACCTGGCCGCCAACAAGACCGCCCATGACCTGTACCTGGGCGACGTGGCCGGCACCTGGACGCGGCGCATCACCGCGCCGGGCACCTCCAACTTCCAGGCCCGCTGGGCCCGGGACGGCAAGGCGGTGTTCTTCGTGTCGGGCCGGTCCGGCTCGTCCCAGGTGTGGCGCCTCTCCCTGGACGGGGGCGAGGCCGAGCAGGTCACGAAGCTGCCCCTGGACGTGGACGCGCTCGAGGTGGCCCCGGACGGGAAGTCGCTGCTGCTGGGCATGGCCGTCTTCCCGGGGAAGACCCCCGCGGAGACGAAGAAGCTGATGGAGGCCAAGGAGGCCGGCAAGGCCTCCGGCATGGTCTTCGACGGCCTCATGGCGCGCCACTGGGACACCTGGACCGACGGCACCCGCAACCACGTGTTCACCTTCGACCTCGCCACCGGCAAGGCCCGGGACCTGATGCCCGCCCTGGACGCCGACTGCCCCACCAAGCCCTTCGGCGGCAGCGAGGACTTCGCCGTCAGCCCCGACGGCAAGGCCCTGGTGTTCTCCGCCAAGGACATGGGCAGGGCGGAAGCCTGGTCCACCAACTTCGACCTCTTCGTGGTGCCCATGGACGGCTCCGCCGCCCCGAAGCGCATCACCACCAACCCCGCCTGGGACGCCCAGCCCCGGTTCTCCCCCGACGGCAGGACCCTGGCCTACCTGGCCATGAGCCGCCCCGGCTTCGAGGCGGACCGCTTCGACATCGTGCTGCGCGACTGGGCCACGTCCAGGGAGCGCAAATTCACCCTGCGCGTGGACGCCACGGCCCAGGGCGACCGTTCCGCGGGCACCATCGCCTGGTCCCCGGACGGCAGGACCCTCTACTGCCTGTCGGAGAACCTGGGCCAGCGCGCCCTGTTCGCGCTCGACCCCGCAACGGGCAAGGCCACGATGATCGTGGGCCAGGGCACCCTGGACGCCATCGAGTTCGCCAAGGGCGGACGCATCCTCTACGGCATGAATTCCCTCAAGGGCCCCACGGAGTTCTACACCGTGGACCCCGCGGGCAGGGACATCCGCCAGGTCACCCACTTCAACGACGCGCGCATGGCCGCGGCGAAGACCGGCAGGGCCGAGCAGTTCACCTTCAAGGGCGCCAAGGGCGACACGGTCTACGGCTACCTGGTCTACCCCGTCGACTTCGACCCCGCGAAGAAGTACCCCGTGGCCTACCTGGTGCACGGCGGCCCCCAGGGCACCTTCGGCAACGACTTCCACTACCGCTGGAACCCTCAGGTGTACGCGGGCGCCGGCTACGCCGCGGTCTGCGTGGACTTCCACGGCTCCACCAGCTACGGCCAGGCCTTCACCGACGCCATCCGAAACGACTGGGGCGGCGCGCCCTTCGAGGACCTCATGAAGGGCTTGGACCACGTCCTGGCCAAGCACCCCTTCCTGGACAAGGACCGCGTCGGCGCCCTGGGCGCGTCCTACGGCGGCTACATGATCAACTGGATGGCCGGCCACACCGACCGCTTCAAGACCCTGGTGTGCCACGACGGCAACCTGGACGAGCGCATGGCCTACTACGACACCGAGGAGCTGTGGTTCCCCGAGTGGGAGCACGACGGCCTGCCCTGGGAGAACCCCGGGGGCTACGCCAAGGTCAATCCCATCGAGTTCGTGAAGAACTGGAAGACTCCCATGTTCGTCATCCACGGCATGAAGGACTACCGGATCCCCTACTCCCAGGGGCTGGCCACCTTCACCGCCCTGCAGCGCAAGGGGATTCCCTCCAAGCTGCTCGTCTTCCCCGACGAGAACCACTGGGTGCTCAAGCCGGCCAACTCCCTGCAGTGGCATGAGAACGTGCTGGGATGGCTGGACCGCTGGCTCAAGTAG
- a CDS encoding response regulator → MPTVQPFENVTILIAEDDEGHAVLIREHLQEAGVTGPILRFRDGQEVLDYFQGPGRGGRNLLLLDINMPRVGGVEVLRRLKADPGTRRTPVIMLTTTDDPREVAVCYDAGCNFYVTKPRNFEDFSAALTNLGRFLQVIQVADP, encoded by the coding sequence ATGCCTACCGTCCAGCCCTTCGAGAACGTGACCATCCTCATCGCCGAGGACGACGAGGGCCATGCCGTCCTGATCCGGGAGCACCTCCAGGAGGCGGGGGTGACCGGCCCCATCCTGCGCTTCCGGGACGGGCAGGAGGTGCTGGACTACTTCCAGGGCCCCGGACGCGGGGGCCGGAACCTCCTGCTCCTGGACATCAACATGCCGCGGGTGGGGGGCGTGGAGGTCCTGCGCCGTCTCAAGGCGGATCCGGGCACCCGCCGGACCCCGGTCATCATGCTCACCACCACCGACGATCCCCGGGAAGTGGCGGTCTGCTATGATGCCGGGTGCAACTTCTACGTCACCAAGCCCAGGAATTTCGAGGACTTCTCCGCGGCCCTCACCAACCTGGGACGGTTCCTTCAGGTAATCCAGGTGGCCGACCCATGA
- a CDS encoding PAS domain-containing sensor histidine kinase, whose product MPFLALVIGLLLGAALAGLALARRRAPAEPAGIPAVLERCAMGAVLIRDRKVVWANARCAGLLGADAESLAGVDTRGWHQDDAAFEQFGRVIEGFAEPGSAFRGEVRLRRVDGSPFWAYLVGGPVAPGRPEQGVLWFLEDVSDRVEAQMDLSEVLSLNQKLIAASPMGIMLYRDADGACVLTNEAAARILNGSPGEILKQNFRRLKSWKESGLREAADRALATGADQTVEAHFTSSFGKEVWIVAHLVPFTSRGERLLLLLGDDVSEKIEATRALRASEEKYRVVVETLNEGLALVDSSGALTFCNQRLAEMGGYAPGEMLGRHYSAFVPEAHLPFLTAKAILQQPAASETFEVGLRRRDGSDLDARVSLASVHDAQGAISALAILVTDISIRKRVERERERLMAELEQKNKELETLLYVASHDLRSPLVNIQGFSQRLARSLEELRKAQEGAGSLEAFAEAARPHLQERMPSSLEFIRASGIRMDAIINGLLTLSRAGRMVLRTGPLDMNAVLASCSKTLAYQFESAEGALQVEDLPPCRADSAQATQIVSNLLDNAVKYRHGDRPLRVRVSGRVAGESCEYCVEDNGVGISGEHQERIWEIFQRLDPQGPVPGEGLGLTLVRRMAERNGGRVRVESTPGEGSRFFLELPRG is encoded by the coding sequence ATGCCCTTCCTGGCCCTCGTCATCGGTCTCCTGCTGGGCGCGGCCCTGGCGGGGCTGGCCCTGGCCCGCAGGAGGGCCCCGGCGGAGCCCGCGGGAATCCCGGCGGTGCTGGAGAGGTGCGCCATGGGCGCCGTGCTCATCCGGGACCGCAAGGTGGTCTGGGCCAACGCCCGGTGCGCCGGGCTCCTGGGCGCGGACGCCGAGTCCCTTGCCGGGGTGGACACCCGGGGCTGGCACCAGGACGACGCGGCCTTCGAGCAGTTCGGCCGGGTCATCGAGGGCTTCGCGGAGCCGGGTTCGGCCTTCCGGGGCGAAGTGCGCCTGCGCCGCGTGGACGGAAGCCCCTTCTGGGCCTACCTGGTGGGGGGACCGGTGGCGCCGGGGCGCCCGGAGCAGGGGGTCCTCTGGTTCCTGGAGGACGTGTCGGACCGGGTGGAGGCCCAGATGGACCTCTCGGAGGTCCTCTCCCTGAACCAGAAGCTCATCGCCGCCTCGCCCATGGGCATCATGCTCTACCGGGACGCCGACGGGGCCTGCGTGCTGACCAACGAGGCCGCCGCCCGGATCCTCAACGGCAGTCCCGGCGAGATCCTCAAGCAGAACTTCAGGCGCCTGAAGTCCTGGAAGGAGTCCGGCCTCCGGGAGGCCGCGGACCGTGCCCTGGCCACAGGCGCCGACCAGACCGTGGAAGCCCATTTCACCTCCAGCTTCGGCAAGGAGGTATGGATCGTCGCCCACCTCGTCCCCTTCACGAGCCGCGGGGAGCGCCTCCTCCTGCTGCTGGGCGACGACGTGTCCGAGAAGATCGAGGCCACCCGGGCCCTGCGCGCCAGCGAGGAGAAGTACCGGGTGGTGGTGGAGACCCTCAACGAGGGCCTGGCCCTGGTGGATTCCTCGGGCGCCCTCACCTTCTGCAACCAGCGCCTGGCGGAGATGGGGGGCTACGCGCCCGGGGAGATGCTGGGCAGGCACTACTCGGCCTTCGTTCCCGAGGCGCACCTCCCCTTCCTGACGGCGAAGGCCATCCTGCAGCAGCCGGCGGCTTCGGAGACCTTCGAGGTGGGCCTGCGGCGCCGGGACGGATCCGACCTGGACGCCCGGGTGTCGCTGGCCTCGGTGCACGACGCCCAGGGAGCGATCTCGGCGCTGGCCATCCTGGTCACGGACATCTCCATCCGCAAGCGGGTGGAGCGGGAGCGGGAGCGCCTCATGGCCGAGCTGGAGCAGAAGAACAAGGAGCTGGAGACCCTGCTCTACGTGGCTTCCCACGACCTGCGGAGCCCGCTGGTGAACATCCAGGGCTTCAGCCAGCGCCTGGCCCGGTCCCTGGAGGAACTGCGCAAGGCCCAGGAAGGGGCCGGGTCCCTGGAGGCCTTCGCCGAGGCCGCCAGGCCCCACCTGCAGGAGCGGATGCCCTCCTCGCTCGAGTTCATCCGCGCCTCCGGCATCCGCATGGACGCCATCATCAACGGCCTGCTCACCCTCTCGCGGGCGGGCCGCATGGTGCTCCGCACCGGGCCCCTGGACATGAACGCGGTGCTGGCCTCCTGCTCGAAGACGCTGGCCTACCAGTTCGAGAGCGCGGAGGGCGCCCTGCAGGTGGAGGACCTTCCCCCCTGCAGGGCCGACTCGGCCCAGGCCACCCAGATCGTCTCCAACCTCCTGGACAACGCCGTGAAGTACCGCCACGGCGACCGTCCGCTGCGGGTGCGCGTCTCCGGCCGGGTGGCGGGGGAATCGTGCGAGTACTGCGTGGAGGACAACGGCGTGGGCATCTCCGGCGAACACCAGGAGCGCATCTGGGAGATCTTCCAGCGGCTGGACCCCCAGGGTCCCGTCCCGGGGGAGGGGCTGGGCCTCACCCTGGTGCGGCGGATGGCGGAGCGCAACGGGGGCCGGGTGCGGGTGGAATCCACGCCCGGCGAGGGCTCCCGGTTCTTCCTCGAACTTCCCCGCGGGTGA
- a CDS encoding PilZ domain-containing protein produces the protein MEKRLHPRISTENICTAQFSLGDRGWADEDVPDLGSRGCGVRIPLAELGPLKPGTVVEALRLSHPGVPRQPVKGKVVWSHRARHHGKEFMDVGLEFTDLPGTFVVELETYLKFAAMNSTPFIDMFGMPT, from the coding sequence ATGGAGAAGAGGCTGCATCCCCGCATATCGACGGAAAACATCTGCACGGCGCAGTTCAGCCTGGGCGACCGGGGCTGGGCGGACGAGGACGTTCCCGATCTGGGGTCCCGCGGCTGCGGCGTCCGGATCCCCCTGGCCGAACTGGGGCCCCTTAAGCCGGGCACCGTGGTGGAGGCCCTGCGCCTGAGCCATCCCGGCGTGCCCCGGCAGCCCGTCAAGGGCAAGGTGGTGTGGAGCCACCGGGCCCGGCACCACGGGAAGGAGTTCATGGACGTCGGCCTGGAGTTCACGGACCTCCCGGGCACGTTTGTCGTGGAACTGGAGACATACTTGAAGTTCGCAGCGATGAACAGCACGCCGTTCATCGACATGTTCGGCATGCCCACCTGA
- a CDS encoding CAP domain-containing protein, with amino-acid sequence MFRFLAAATLSSLCLWGQPVPRSTPDEIAVVREINKIRRFPREYAKYLRALGLRFEGTLWRLAEHVPIRTSEGRAAVIEAAEFLEQVEPVMELIAYSEELHLAARDHVLDQGPTGETGHAGTDGSRPGQRMRRYGDPESLTGEVINYGLETPRMTVIQLVIDDGVKDRGHRRSLFNPKFRVAGAAIGEHKGYGTMVVVDLADALTPKQKP; translated from the coding sequence ATGTTCCGTTTCCTGGCGGCCGCGACACTGTCGTCTCTCTGCCTCTGGGGCCAGCCCGTCCCGCGCTCCACTCCCGACGAGATCGCCGTGGTGCGGGAGATCAACAAGATCCGCAGGTTCCCCAGGGAGTACGCCAAGTATCTGAGGGCCCTGGGTCTGCGCTTCGAAGGCACCCTCTGGCGGCTCGCGGAGCACGTGCCCATCCGCACCAGCGAGGGACGGGCGGCGGTGATCGAGGCCGCCGAATTCCTGGAGCAGGTGGAGCCGGTGATGGAGCTCATCGCCTACAGCGAGGAGCTCCACCTGGCCGCCCGGGACCACGTGCTCGACCAGGGGCCCACGGGCGAGACCGGCCACGCCGGCACCGACGGGTCCCGGCCCGGCCAGCGCATGAGGCGGTACGGCGACCCCGAGTCCCTCACCGGGGAGGTGATCAACTACGGCCTGGAGACGCCCCGCATGACCGTGATCCAGCTGGTCATCGACGACGGCGTGAAGGACCGCGGCCACCGCCGCAGCCTTTTCAACCCGAAGTTCCGGGTGGCCGGGGCGGCCATCGGGGAGCACAAGGGCTACGGCACCATGGTGGTGGTGGACCTGGCCGACGCCTTGACGCCCAAACAAAAGCCCTGA